In Citrus sinensis cultivar Valencia sweet orange chromosome 4, DVS_A1.0, whole genome shotgun sequence, one DNA window encodes the following:
- the LOC102609124 gene encoding delta-1-pyrroline-5-carboxylate synthase isoform X1 yields the protein MASTMDSSRAFVKDVKRIVVKVGTAVVTRSDGRLALGRLGALCEQIKELNSQGYEVILVSSGAVGLGRQRLRYRRLINSSFADLQKPQIELDGKACAAVGQNSIMALYDTLFSELDLTSAQLLVTDNDFRDKEFRSQLSETVKSLLSLRVIPVFNENDAVSTRKAPYEDSSGIFWDNDSLAALLALELKADLLILLSDVEGLYSGPPSDPQSKLIDTYVKERHQGEITFGDKSRVGRGGMTAKVKAAVNAAYAGIPVVITSGYSDENILKVLQGERIGTLFHQDAHILDPFNVVGAREMAVAARESSRRLQAMSSEDRKKILLDIADALEANEELIIEENEADVAAAEQEGYEKPLLSRLALKSGKISSLANSVRVLANMEDPIGHILKKTQLADGLFLEKTSCPLGVLLIVFESRPDALVQIAALAIRSGNGLLLKGGKEAKRSNAILHKIITEVIPENVGERLIGLVTSREEIPDLLKLDDVIDLVIPRGSNRLVSQIKESTKIPVLGHADGICHIYVDKSADMDMAKQIVLDAKVDYPAACNAMETLLIHQDLVPTGFNELIDNLRSEGVTLYGGPRASSLLNIPEPNSFHHEYNSMACTIEIVDDVHAAIGHIHQHGSGHTDCIITNDSEAAEIFLRQVDSAAVFHNASTRFCDGARFGLGAEVGISTSRIHARGPVGVEGLLTTRWILKGSGQVVDGDKGVEYIHEDVNIES from the exons ATGGCCAGTACCATGGATTCCTCTCGAGCTTTTGTCAAAGATGTCAAGCGTATTGTTGTTAAG GTTGGAACGGCTGTTGTTACCCGAAGTGATGGAAGACTAGCACTTGGAAGACTAGGAGCTCTTTGTGAGCAG ATTAAAGAATTGAATTCACAAGGATATGAGGTTATTTTGGTATCGTCAGGTGCCGTCGGCCTCGGTCGCCAAAGGCTTAGATACAGGAGATTAATTAACAGCAG CTTTGCTGATCTCCAAAAACCACAAATTGAACTTGATGGGAAGGCGTGCGCGGCTGTCGGCCAAAATTCTATCATGGCTCTCTATGATACGCTGTTTAGTgag CTAGATCTTACATCAGCACAGCTCCTAGTAACAGATAATGATTTTAGAGACAAAGAATTTAGAAGTCAGCTTAGTGAAACAGTTAAATCGTTGTTATCTCTGAGGGTGATTCCcgtttttaatgaaaatgatgctGTGAGTACCAGGAAAGCTCCATATGAG GATTCTTCCGGTATATTTTGGGATAATGATAGCTTAGCAGCCCTTCTGGCTTTGGAGTTAAAAGCTGATCTTCTCATTCTATTGAGTGATGTAGAAGGTCTTTATAGCGGCCCTCCAAGTGACCCACAGTCAAAGCTAATTGATACATATGTTAAGGAAAGGCATCAAGGTGAAATAACTTTTGGAGACAAGTCTAGGGTTGGAAGAGGGGGCATGACTGCCAAAGTTAAAGCTGCAGTCAATGCAGCGTATGCTGGCATCCCTGTGGTTATCACAAG TGGGTATTCCGATGAAAATATACTGAAAGTTCTGCAAGGAGAGCGTATCGGTACCCTTTTTCATCAAGATGCACATATTTTGGACCCGTTCAATGTAGTTGGTGCACGTGAAATGGCAGTGGCAGCGAGGGAGAGTTCCAGACGACTTCAG GCCATGTCATCTGAAGATAGGAAAAAGATATTGTTAGACATAGCTGATGCCTTAGAAGCTAACGAAGAATtgatcattgaagaaaatgaagctGATGTAGCAGCTGCAGAACAGGAGGGATATGAGAAACCCTTGCTATCACGGCTGGCTTTGAAATCTGGGAAG ATTTCAAGTCTCGCGAACTCAGTTCGTGTGCTCGCAAACATGGAAGACCCCATTGGTCATATTCTGAAGAAAACCCAG CTTGCAGATGGACTCTTCTTAGAGAAAACTTCATGTCCCTTGGGTGTTCTCTTGATTGTTTTTGAGTCTCGACCTGATGCACTAGTGCAG ATAGCTGCATTGGCAATCCGAAGTGGGAATGGGCTTTTATTGAAAGGGGGGAAGGAGGCTAAAAGATCAAATGCAATTCTGCACAAG ATAATTACTGAAGTCATCCCGGAAAATGTTGGTGAAAGACTTATTGGACTAGTGACTTCAAGAGAGGAGATCCCAGATCTGCTTAAG CTTGATGATGTTATAGATCTTGTAATACCAAGAGGAAGCAACAGACTTGTTTCTCAAATCAAGGAATCGACCAAAATTCCTGTTCTGGGCCATGCTG ATGGAATTTGCCATATATATGTTGATAAGTCTGCTGATATGGATATGGCAAAGCAAATCGTCTTGGATGCAAAAGTAGATTACCCTGCAGCCTGTAACGCAATG GAAACACTTCTTATACACCAGGATTTGGTGCCTACTGGCTTCAATGAGCTTATTGATAATCTTCGATCCGAAG GTGTCACTTTGTATGGTGGACCAAGGGCAAGCTCCTTGCTGAATATTCCTGAGCCAAATTCATTTCATCACGAGTACAACTCAATGGCATGCACTATTGAAATTGTGGATGATGTACATGCAGCCATTGGTCATATACATCAACATGGAAG CGGGCACACTGATTGCATCATTACAAATGACAGTGAAGCTGCAGAAATTTTTCTACGCCAAGTGGACAG TGCGGCTGTATTTCACAATGCAAGCACAAGATTTTGTGATGGAGCTCGATTTGGACTAGGTGCTGAG GTTGGCATAAGCACGAGCAGAATTCATGCTCGGGGTCCAGTTGGAGTTGAAGGATTGTTAACTACAAGATG GATTCTCAAAGGAAGCGGGCAAGTGGTGGATGGGGATAAGGGGGTCGAATACATCCACGAGGATGTAAATATTGAGTCCTGA
- the LOC102608836 gene encoding uncharacterized protein At2g39795, mitochondrial-like yields MVFSSILRKSASSLAPLAIRLTRVNRNYHSAIFTASKTLYQTPNLGPFAPNLYFSTATETAKPRSDDSLLRIIDSEIKCAVETDDHDRVEETPGGFPFKIEDNPGLQTITLTREYEGELVKVEVQMPDLVSGEQPEAVDDDNDMETPNQSSIPLVVTVSKSSGTSLEFNCVAYHDEISIDSLAVRKTENLEDEAGYEGPDFHDLDENLKKAFHKYLEIRGIKPSTTNFLFEYMLNKDSREYLIWLKKLKDFVEA; encoded by the exons ATGGTTTTCAGTTCAATTCTTCGGAAATCGGCCTCCTCTTTGGCCCCACTCGCTATTCGACTTACCCGAGTTAACAGAAATTACCACTCTGCCATCTTCACCGCTTCAAAAACTCTCTATCAGACGCCAAATTTGGGCCCTTTTGCACCGAATCTTTACTTCTCTACGGCTACTGAGACTGCGAAGCCGAGGTCTGATGACTCACTTCTCCGAATCATTGACTCCGAAATCAAGTGTGCCGTGGAAACTGATGATCATGACCGG GTTGAAGAGACTCCTGGTGGCTTTCCTTTCAAAATTGAAGACAATCCTGGACTGCAGACCATAACACTGACTAGAGAATATGAGGGTGAACTTGTTAAAGTGGAGGTTCAGATGCCTGATCTTGTTAGTGGTGAACAACCCGAGGCTGTTGATGACGACAATGATATGGAAACGCCTAATCAATCTAGCATCCCGCTGGTTGTTACTGTCTCTAAGAGTAGTGGAACCTCACTCGAGTTTAATTGTGTTGCTTATCACGACGAGATTTCAATTGATAGCTTGGCTGTTAGAAAGACAGAAAATTTGGAGGATGAAGCTGGCTATGAGGGGCCTGACTTCCA TGATTTGGATGAGAACCTGAAGAAAGCTTTCCACAAGTACTTGGAGATTCGAGGAATAAAGCCTAGCACAACAAATTTCTTGTTTGAGTACATGCTGAACAAAGACAGTCGTGAATATCTGATTTGGTTGAAGAAACTCAAGGACTTCGTTGAGGCTTAG
- the LOC102609124 gene encoding delta-1-pyrroline-5-carboxylate synthase isoform X2, whose product MGFCLERLHDVGTAVVTRSDGRLALGRLGALCEQIKELNSQGYEVILVSSGAVGLGRQRLRYRRLINSSFADLQKPQIELDGKACAAVGQNSIMALYDTLFSELDLTSAQLLVTDNDFRDKEFRSQLSETVKSLLSLRVIPVFNENDAVSTRKAPYEDSSGIFWDNDSLAALLALELKADLLILLSDVEGLYSGPPSDPQSKLIDTYVKERHQGEITFGDKSRVGRGGMTAKVKAAVNAAYAGIPVVITSGYSDENILKVLQGERIGTLFHQDAHILDPFNVVGAREMAVAARESSRRLQAMSSEDRKKILLDIADALEANEELIIEENEADVAAAEQEGYEKPLLSRLALKSGKISSLANSVRVLANMEDPIGHILKKTQLADGLFLEKTSCPLGVLLIVFESRPDALVQIAALAIRSGNGLLLKGGKEAKRSNAILHKIITEVIPENVGERLIGLVTSREEIPDLLKLDDVIDLVIPRGSNRLVSQIKESTKIPVLGHADGICHIYVDKSADMDMAKQIVLDAKVDYPAACNAMETLLIHQDLVPTGFNELIDNLRSEGVTLYGGPRASSLLNIPEPNSFHHEYNSMACTIEIVDDVHAAIGHIHQHGSGHTDCIITNDSEAAEIFLRQVDSAAVFHNASTRFCDGARFGLGAEVGISTSRIHARGPVGVEGLLTTRWILKGSGQVVDGDKGVEYIHEDVNIES is encoded by the exons ATGGGGTTTTGTTTAGAGCGTCTGCATGAT GTTGGAACGGCTGTTGTTACCCGAAGTGATGGAAGACTAGCACTTGGAAGACTAGGAGCTCTTTGTGAGCAG ATTAAAGAATTGAATTCACAAGGATATGAGGTTATTTTGGTATCGTCAGGTGCCGTCGGCCTCGGTCGCCAAAGGCTTAGATACAGGAGATTAATTAACAGCAG CTTTGCTGATCTCCAAAAACCACAAATTGAACTTGATGGGAAGGCGTGCGCGGCTGTCGGCCAAAATTCTATCATGGCTCTCTATGATACGCTGTTTAGTgag CTAGATCTTACATCAGCACAGCTCCTAGTAACAGATAATGATTTTAGAGACAAAGAATTTAGAAGTCAGCTTAGTGAAACAGTTAAATCGTTGTTATCTCTGAGGGTGATTCCcgtttttaatgaaaatgatgctGTGAGTACCAGGAAAGCTCCATATGAG GATTCTTCCGGTATATTTTGGGATAATGATAGCTTAGCAGCCCTTCTGGCTTTGGAGTTAAAAGCTGATCTTCTCATTCTATTGAGTGATGTAGAAGGTCTTTATAGCGGCCCTCCAAGTGACCCACAGTCAAAGCTAATTGATACATATGTTAAGGAAAGGCATCAAGGTGAAATAACTTTTGGAGACAAGTCTAGGGTTGGAAGAGGGGGCATGACTGCCAAAGTTAAAGCTGCAGTCAATGCAGCGTATGCTGGCATCCCTGTGGTTATCACAAG TGGGTATTCCGATGAAAATATACTGAAAGTTCTGCAAGGAGAGCGTATCGGTACCCTTTTTCATCAAGATGCACATATTTTGGACCCGTTCAATGTAGTTGGTGCACGTGAAATGGCAGTGGCAGCGAGGGAGAGTTCCAGACGACTTCAG GCCATGTCATCTGAAGATAGGAAAAAGATATTGTTAGACATAGCTGATGCCTTAGAAGCTAACGAAGAATtgatcattgaagaaaatgaagctGATGTAGCAGCTGCAGAACAGGAGGGATATGAGAAACCCTTGCTATCACGGCTGGCTTTGAAATCTGGGAAG ATTTCAAGTCTCGCGAACTCAGTTCGTGTGCTCGCAAACATGGAAGACCCCATTGGTCATATTCTGAAGAAAACCCAG CTTGCAGATGGACTCTTCTTAGAGAAAACTTCATGTCCCTTGGGTGTTCTCTTGATTGTTTTTGAGTCTCGACCTGATGCACTAGTGCAG ATAGCTGCATTGGCAATCCGAAGTGGGAATGGGCTTTTATTGAAAGGGGGGAAGGAGGCTAAAAGATCAAATGCAATTCTGCACAAG ATAATTACTGAAGTCATCCCGGAAAATGTTGGTGAAAGACTTATTGGACTAGTGACTTCAAGAGAGGAGATCCCAGATCTGCTTAAG CTTGATGATGTTATAGATCTTGTAATACCAAGAGGAAGCAACAGACTTGTTTCTCAAATCAAGGAATCGACCAAAATTCCTGTTCTGGGCCATGCTG ATGGAATTTGCCATATATATGTTGATAAGTCTGCTGATATGGATATGGCAAAGCAAATCGTCTTGGATGCAAAAGTAGATTACCCTGCAGCCTGTAACGCAATG GAAACACTTCTTATACACCAGGATTTGGTGCCTACTGGCTTCAATGAGCTTATTGATAATCTTCGATCCGAAG GTGTCACTTTGTATGGTGGACCAAGGGCAAGCTCCTTGCTGAATATTCCTGAGCCAAATTCATTTCATCACGAGTACAACTCAATGGCATGCACTATTGAAATTGTGGATGATGTACATGCAGCCATTGGTCATATACATCAACATGGAAG CGGGCACACTGATTGCATCATTACAAATGACAGTGAAGCTGCAGAAATTTTTCTACGCCAAGTGGACAG TGCGGCTGTATTTCACAATGCAAGCACAAGATTTTGTGATGGAGCTCGATTTGGACTAGGTGCTGAG GTTGGCATAAGCACGAGCAGAATTCATGCTCGGGGTCCAGTTGGAGTTGAAGGATTGTTAACTACAAGATG GATTCTCAAAGGAAGCGGGCAAGTGGTGGATGGGGATAAGGGGGTCGAATACATCCACGAGGATGTAAATATTGAGTCCTGA